Proteins from a single region of Caloramator sp. E03:
- a CDS encoding permease, protein MWTYSLYGITIVLLLISYKNDKKKTKLALKKAWKSFENILPEFLGVIMLVGILLSVLNPEVISRIIGKESGLFGVIVSAIVGSITLIPGFVAFPTAALLLKSGAGYTQIAAFISTLMMVGIVTMPVETKYFGKKITISRNVLAFLFSFLVAFIIGKVVM, encoded by the coding sequence ATGTGGACATATAGCTTATATGGAATTACCATTGTCCTACTACTAATTTCGTATAAAAATGACAAGAAAAAAACAAAGTTGGCATTGAAAAAGGCTTGGAAGTCATTCGAAAATATTTTACCTGAATTTTTAGGAGTAATAATGTTAGTTGGAATATTGCTATCTGTATTAAATCCTGAGGTTATATCAAGGATAATTGGAAAAGAATCAGGCTTATTTGGTGTAATAGTTTCTGCAATAGTGGGTTCAATTACCTTAATACCTGGGTTTGTTGCATTTCCAACAGCAGCACTTTTATTAAAATCAGGTGCAGGCTATACACAAATAGCAGCCTTTATTTCAACACTTATGATGGTGGGTATTGTTACTATGCCGGTTGAAACAAAATACTTTGGTAAAAAAATAACAATATCAAGAAATGTTTTAGCTTTTTTATTTTCATTTTTAGTAGCCTTCATTATAGGAAAGGTTGTGATGTGA
- a CDS encoding permease — protein MGVNFKVGVKALNIVGYSFKEMLLVIPPIFVLLGLLDIWVPRDTMIGLMGEGSGIKGILLAIFLGSAAAGPLYGAFPIAAVFMKKGVKFTNILIFIGAWSTTKIPMFLFELSSLGTKFALTRLLVDIPGIIIIAFILSKMISKGEIEEIYKNAEKL, from the coding sequence ATGGGAGTTAATTTTAAAGTAGGTGTAAAGGCTTTAAATATTGTAGGATATAGCTTTAAAGAAATGTTGTTAGTCATACCACCAATATTTGTTTTATTAGGACTTCTTGATATATGGGTCCCAAGGGACACAATGATAGGACTAATGGGAGAAGGTTCAGGAATAAAAGGAATCCTTCTTGCGATATTTTTAGGTTCAGCAGCAGCGGGTCCACTTTATGGTGCTTTCCCAATAGCAGCTGTGTTCATGAAAAAGGGAGTTAAATTTACAAATATATTAATTTTTATTGGAGCTTGGTCAACAACAAAAATACCTATGTTCTTATTTGAATTATCATCACTTGGAACAAAGTTTGCTCTAACAAGATTACTTGTTGATATACCTGGAATAATAATTATAGCATTTATTTTATCTAAAATGATAAGTAAAGGTGAAATTGAGGAAATATATAAAAATGCGGAGAAACTTTAA
- the lpdA gene encoding dihydrolipoyl dehydrogenase, whose amino-acid sequence METIYRDYVILGGGPTGYYAAIHGAKLGANITLIEDKEIGGVCLNKGCIPTKALLKSSGIIKEVKRAKEFGIDADIKKINLEIAVDRKNRVVKALNMGLSSLINSNKIELIKGRGILKSKNQILIESKEETKVIQFKKLIISTGASPIIPNIEGVTNEGVLTSDELLDLKTMPQEIVIIGAGVIGLEFAEMYSSFSKVTVIEVRDKLYLSDEEIDNELLKIMKRKGINFKFNSKVIRINKINDKLEVVFEENGKENSIKTDNVLLSCGRRPNISKDMIDIGLDIKNGALVVNKEFKTNIENIYAAGDVIGGKQLAHLSFAEGRCAIENALGIKSKLNYNAVPNCIYTEPEVATVGMTESEASSKGYEVKIGKYYFRNNGRALTLGNRDGFVKVVVDKNSNIVLGAQILGESASEMISELTLAITLKADVNILSTMIHPHPTLSEAIFEACGDACGMSVHK is encoded by the coding sequence ATGGAAACAATTTACAGGGATTATGTAATTTTAGGAGGAGGACCAACGGGTTATTATGCAGCTATTCATGGAGCTAAATTAGGTGCAAATATAACTCTTATAGAAGATAAAGAAATTGGTGGAGTATGCCTAAATAAAGGTTGTATACCTACCAAAGCCCTTTTAAAATCTTCAGGAATAATTAAAGAAGTAAAAAGAGCAAAAGAATTTGGTATAGATGCAGATATTAAAAAAATAAACTTAGAAATAGCAGTAGATAGAAAAAATAGAGTAGTAAAAGCACTAAATATGGGTTTATCAAGTCTGATCAATTCAAATAAAATAGAACTTATTAAAGGAAGAGGAATATTAAAGAGTAAAAATCAAATATTAATCGAGTCAAAAGAGGAAACAAAAGTAATTCAGTTTAAAAAATTAATCATCTCAACAGGAGCATCACCAATTATTCCAAACATTGAAGGAGTAACAAACGAAGGTGTATTAACTAGTGATGAACTATTAGATTTAAAAACAATGCCACAGGAGATAGTAATTATTGGGGCAGGTGTTATTGGACTTGAATTTGCAGAGATGTACTCATCATTTTCAAAGGTAACTGTAATTGAAGTTAGAGATAAATTATATTTATCAGATGAAGAAATAGATAACGAACTTCTAAAAATAATGAAAAGAAAGGGAATAAACTTTAAATTTAATTCTAAAGTTATACGCATAAACAAAATAAATGACAAACTTGAAGTGGTTTTTGAAGAAAATGGCAAAGAAAACAGTATAAAAACTGATAATGTTCTTTTATCCTGTGGAAGAAGGCCCAACATATCAAAAGATATGATAGATATAGGATTAGATATTAAAAATGGAGCTTTAGTTGTTAATAAGGAATTTAAAACAAATATAGAAAATATATATGCAGCAGGAGATGTTATTGGTGGAAAGCAACTTGCTCATTTGAGCTTTGCTGAAGGAAGATGTGCAATAGAGAATGCATTAGGTATTAAATCAAAATTAAACTATAATGCTGTTCCAAATTGTATATATACAGAACCAGAGGTTGCAACGGTTGGTATGACAGAGTCTGAAGCAAGCAGTAAAGGCTATGAAGTTAAAATAGGAAAATATTATTTTAGGAATAATGGCAGAGCACTTACTTTAGGAAATAGAGATGGATTTGTTAAGGTGGTTGTTGATAAAAATAGTAACATAGTTTTAGGGGCTCAAATATTAGGGGAAAGTGCTTCAGAGATGATTTCGGAACTGACATTAGCTATAACATTAAAGGCTGATGTAAATATATTATCTACAATGATTCATCCACATCCAACTTTATCAGAGGCTATATTTGAGGCCTGTGGAGATGCTTGTGGGATGTCAGTTCATAAATAA
- a CDS encoding 4Fe-4S dicluster domain-containing protein yields MSESTFMGVPREKIDWSPRIDYEKCNYCMECVKFCPHDVYEVRENEDKKLIVKNPNNCVVFCRACGKTCGVDAISFPNKAEVTNKIKQLRMEMEQNG; encoded by the coding sequence ATGAGTGAATCAACTTTTATGGGGGTTCCAAGGGAGAAAATAGATTGGAGCCCAAGAATAGACTATGAAAAGTGCAATTATTGTATGGAGTGTGTAAAGTTTTGTCCACATGATGTGTATGAAGTAAGGGAAAATGAAGATAAAAAATTAATAGTAAAAAACCCGAACAATTGCGTTGTATTTTGCCGTGCATGTGGAAAAACTTGTGGTGTTGATGCAATAAGCTTTCCTAATAAAGCGGAGGTAACAAATAAGATAAAGCAATTGAGAATGGAGATGGAGCAAAATGGATAA
- a CDS encoding putative zinc-binding protein, giving the protein MDKKTAILPCNGLDKCAGCVSREIAIKLQEEKNAEIICPVLFRVADARYNKVASENELIVIDGCNTRCATKLASEKNLKVSRKINVTEASKQYGIEIQSKLQIGENEKKLIDMILEDILKKDDSNGENSSILFPKVLDYEIYKKDKFIFRLPKEGFYFNENDVWVYVQGNLARIGVTDYVQQSLSDIMFFTPPIVGSEVEQFDEVGAIESGKAVFEVISPVSGKVIRVNEALLSNPEYINENPFEKGWIAEIELKDFESDKMLLLEFDEYFEKMKRKVDEFHV; this is encoded by the coding sequence ATGGATAAAAAAACAGCTATTCTTCCATGCAATGGCTTAGACAAATGTGCTGGATGTGTTTCAAGAGAAATAGCAATAAAACTTCAAGAAGAGAAAAATGCAGAAATCATATGTCCTGTACTTTTTAGGGTAGCTGATGCAAGATACAACAAAGTAGCAAGTGAAAATGAGCTTATTGTAATTGATGGATGCAATACAAGATGTGCCACTAAATTAGCATCAGAGAAAAATTTAAAGGTTAGCAGAAAGATAAATGTAACAGAGGCTTCAAAACAATATGGAATAGAGATTCAAAGTAAGCTTCAAATAGGTGAGAATGAAAAAAAGTTAATTGATATGATTTTAGAAGACATATTGAAAAAAGATGATTCTAATGGAGAAAATTCTTCTATATTATTTCCAAAGGTATTAGATTATGAAATATATAAGAAGGATAAATTTATATTTAGGCTTCCTAAAGAAGGGTTTTATTTTAATGAAAATGACGTTTGGGTTTATGTTCAAGGTAATTTAGCTAGAATTGGAGTTACAGATTATGTTCAACAAAGCTTATCAGACATAATGTTTTTTACACCACCTATTGTAGGAAGCGAAGTTGAACAATTTGATGAGGTAGGAGCTATTGAATCAGGTAAAGCTGTTTTTGAAGTTATATCACCTGTTAGTGGTAAGGTCATAAGGGTAAATGAAGCATTGCTTTCAAATCCAGAATATATAAATGAAAATCCATTTGAAAAGGGGTGGATTGCAGAGATTGAACTTAAAGATTTTGAATCAGATAAAATGCTTTTATTAGAGTTTGATGAGTATTTTGAAAAAATGAAAAGAAAGGTGGATGAGTTTCATGTCTAA
- a CDS encoding putative zinc-binding protein, with amino-acid sequence MSKVVVIPCSGMGKVYGLLAREAANKVVNELKKDEAETKCLAYIVTGDDEIRDYMNGKKCITIDGCPKMCAAKNAREAGAEVVEELKSTDFAKQMRAMKPGTATYLNEEGWQVVDAIAEKITTIIDEMEGK; translated from the coding sequence ATGTCTAAAGTGGTTGTAATCCCATGTAGTGGTATGGGTAAAGTTTATGGTCTTTTAGCAAGAGAAGCAGCAAATAAAGTTGTTAATGAGTTAAAGAAGGATGAAGCAGAAACAAAATGTCTAGCATATATTGTAACTGGTGATGATGAGATAAGAGATTATATGAATGGGAAAAAATGTATAACAATCGATGGGTGCCCTAAGATGTGTGCTGCTAAAAATGCTAGAGAAGCTGGGGCAGAGGTTGTTGAAGAATTAAAATCAACTGATTTTGCAAAACAAATGAGAGCAATGAAGCCAGGAACAGCTACTTATTTAAATGAAGAAGGATGGCAAGTAGTTGATGCTATAGCAGAAAAAATAACAACTATTATCGATGAAATGGAGGGAAAATAA
- a CDS encoding putative zinc-binding protein, translating to MSDIKIGVVSCSGEECFGGTISRLATRKVLEDLRLGEAVTICLPLFIAGGEEERNFAKVYPTVAVDGCSKLCAMRATEKYSGKVNAVVKVDEIIGKEKALEKVVSLRELPSDYMELVDKVAQEICKEMDKISSDILKKQAEEELKNSGECSGGCCCCGCK from the coding sequence ATGAGTGATATAAAAATAGGGGTTGTATCTTGCAGTGGAGAAGAATGTTTTGGAGGAACAATATCAAGGCTTGCTACAAGAAAGGTATTAGAGGATTTAAGGCTAGGTGAGGCTGTTACAATTTGTCTTCCTCTTTTTATAGCAGGTGGTGAGGAAGAGAGAAATTTTGCTAAAGTATACCCTACAGTTGCTGTTGATGGATGCTCAAAGCTTTGTGCAATGAGAGCAACAGAGAAATATAGTGGAAAGGTTAATGCTGTTGTTAAAGTTGATGAAATTATAGGAAAAGAAAAAGCATTAGAAAAGGTAGTTTCATTAAGGGAATTACCAAGCGATTATATGGAATTAGTAGATAAAGTGGCGCAAGAAATATGTAAAGAGATGGATAAAATATCAAGTGATATACTAAAAAAACAAGCTGAAGAGGAACTTAAAAATAGCGGTGAATGTTCAGGTGGATGTTGCTGTTGTGGTTGTAAATAA
- a CDS encoding lipoate--protein ligase: MYYLYNRSLDPYFNLALEEYFLTNFKDEFFIVWRNDNCIVVGKNQNTYSEINSNYVSENGIKVVRRLTGGGAVYHDKGNINFTFIKNSDLHHFSFNDFLEPIVSFLKIFDIDAKISGRNDIVIDDKKISGNAQTILKGRVLHHGTLLYSSDIKNISGALNVAKEKYETKAVKSVEKRVTNICDNLKERLTVEEFIEQFSRYISSNMDIKEYNLTEKDILEIKKLADNKYSKFEWNFGMSPKFNYRNTKKFPQGLIEVYLQVENSIINSVKIYGDFFSMGDIKEIEDMLKGCIYKKSEIKDRLSSLDFNKYFIGISLDDFITIFDIN; encoded by the coding sequence GTGTATTATTTATACAATAGAAGTTTAGATCCATATTTTAATTTGGCATTAGAAGAATATTTTTTAACAAATTTTAAAGATGAATTTTTCATAGTCTGGAGAAATGACAATTGTATAGTAGTTGGTAAAAATCAAAATACTTATTCAGAAATAAATTCAAATTATGTTTCTGAAAATGGAATAAAGGTTGTAAGGAGACTAACGGGTGGCGGTGCGGTTTACCATGATAAAGGGAACATCAATTTTACTTTTATAAAAAATTCAGATTTACATCATTTTAGCTTTAATGATTTTTTAGAGCCCATAGTTAGTTTCTTAAAAATATTTGATATAGATGCTAAAATATCAGGAAGAAATGATATAGTAATTGATGATAAAAAAATATCTGGGAATGCACAGACTATTTTAAAGGGAAGAGTATTACATCATGGAACTTTACTGTATTCCTCTGATATTAAAAATATATCTGGTGCACTAAATGTTGCAAAGGAAAAATATGAAACAAAGGCAGTAAAATCTGTAGAAAAAAGGGTAACTAATATATGTGATAATTTAAAAGAAAGATTAACTGTAGAAGAATTTATAGAACAATTTAGCAGATATATATCAAGTAATATGGATATAAAAGAATATAATTTAACAGAAAAAGATATTTTAGAAATAAAAAAGTTAGCAGATAATAAGTATTCCAAATTTGAATGGAATTTTGGTATGTCTCCAAAGTTTAATTATAGGAATACAAAAAAATTTCCCCAGGGATTGATTGAGGTATATTTACAGGTAGAGAATTCAATAATAAATAGTGTTAAAATATATGGGGATTTTTTTAGTATGGGAGATATAAAAGAAATAGAAGATATGTTGAAGGGATGTATATACAAAAAGTCAGAAATAAAAGATAGGCTTAGTTCTTTGGACTTTAACAAATACTTTATAGGAATTAGTTTGGATGATTTTATAACTATTTTTGATATTAATTAG
- a CDS encoding SpoIID/LytB domain-containing protein, producing MLDKKESKNRISLKIYYNNTTKWINIPKSMYTSDSLAYNIHIKGIKVISISPSKIYTGKVLMKNKNTIELDNASLNLNPQVLYYQISDNNIKKLFSNSVIVGCSSYKFITDEKGHVGAVLVGIPEINKLRIGISNADFSSLNHSSVIFSSKKGLIIKTEKGEYKTKKDESIKADVKNNSILLSIYKTNKTALEKVSDIGLFNKRVYISSSSNDPISVPTLKRSNNYIPTYYGNFEIYIYSNNLRIINEVSIEDYLRFVVPSEMPSNAGIEGYKVQAIAARTYALSDTLSGRFAKYGFNLDDTVLSQSYNSQPSNILCNRAIEETRGKILTYNKKIIDAKYCSTSCGVGAPFNEIWFTSSKDLKNNPEPYLDFNDYTDSGIKDLSNEEIASEFFKDWTVKAYDSNSPYFRWKIDIDIATLEKAINENIYSWASKNPEFFQKKWFFNIYKKANIPKEGIGNIKDIYISKRGKSGIIMEAIIVADTGEYKIIKESNIRNVITPKKDGFEITPLYGDKIKNPSRIPSGFFIIDKQYINKKLKSITLYGGGFGDGAGMSQYGVIGLVRSGNKYDEILKIFYKNVEISNYEDIIKYAF from the coding sequence TTGCTTGATAAAAAGGAATCTAAAAATAGAATATCCTTAAAAATATATTATAATAATACAACAAAATGGATTAATATTCCCAAAAGCATGTATACTTCAGATTCTTTAGCATATAATATTCACATTAAAGGAATAAAAGTAATATCTATATCTCCTTCAAAAATTTATACTGGTAAAGTACTTATGAAAAACAAGAATACAATTGAACTTGATAATGCTAGCCTTAACTTAAATCCACAAGTATTATATTATCAAATTTCTGATAATAATATTAAAAAACTTTTTTCAAACAGCGTTATTGTAGGCTGTTCTTCCTACAAATTTATCACAGATGAAAAAGGCCATGTAGGAGCTGTATTAGTAGGTATACCAGAAATAAACAAATTAAGAATAGGTATATCCAATGCTGATTTTTCTTCACTTAATCACTCAAGTGTAATCTTTTCTTCAAAAAAGGGACTTATAATAAAAACAGAAAAAGGAGAATATAAAACAAAAAAAGATGAAAGTATAAAGGCTGATGTTAAAAATAATTCTATTTTATTATCTATATATAAAACAAATAAAACTGCTTTAGAAAAAGTTTCTGATATTGGTTTATTTAATAAGAGGGTATATATTTCCTCATCTTCAAATGACCCAATATCAGTACCAACTTTAAAAAGATCAAATAATTATATACCAACATATTATGGAAATTTTGAAATATATATATATAGCAACAATTTAAGAATTATAAATGAAGTAAGTATTGAAGATTATCTTAGGTTTGTAGTTCCATCCGAAATGCCAAGCAATGCAGGTATTGAAGGTTATAAAGTACAGGCAATAGCTGCAAGAACTTATGCCCTTTCTGATACCTTATCTGGGCGTTTTGCAAAGTATGGGTTTAATCTTGATGATACAGTTTTAAGTCAATCATATAACAGTCAACCTTCTAACATTCTTTGCAATAGAGCTATTGAAGAAACACGTGGTAAAATTCTTACTTACAACAAGAAAATAATTGATGCAAAATACTGCTCTACTTCTTGTGGTGTTGGGGCACCATTTAATGAAATATGGTTTACTTCTAGTAAAGACTTAAAAAACAATCCAGAACCTTATCTTGATTTTAACGATTATACTGATAGTGGAATAAAAGATTTATCAAACGAAGAAATTGCTTCAGAATTTTTTAAAGATTGGACAGTAAAAGCTTATGATTCTAACTCCCCTTATTTTAGATGGAAGATTGATATAGATATCGCTACTCTTGAAAAAGCTATAAATGAAAATATTTATTCTTGGGCATCAAAAAATCCGGAATTTTTTCAAAAGAAATGGTTTTTTAACATATACAAGAAGGCAAATATACCTAAAGAGGGGATTGGCAATATCAAAGACATTTATATAAGTAAACGTGGAAAATCAGGAATAATAATGGAAGCTATTATAGTAGCCGACACAGGAGAATATAAGATAATAAAGGAATCTAATATTAGAAACGTTATAACTCCTAAAAAGGATGGTTTTGAAATCACTCCTTTATATGGCGATAAAATTAAAAATCCTTCAAGGATTCCCTCTGGCTTCTTTATCATTGATAAACAATATATAAACAAAAAACTTAAGAGCATAACATTATACGGTGGTGGATTTGGTGATGGTGCCGGAATGAGCCAATATGGAGTAATAGGTCTTGTTCGCAGTGGTAATAAATATGATGAAATATTAAAGATTTTCTATAAAAACGTTGAAATATCAAACTATGAAGATATAATAAAATATGCATTTTAA
- a CDS encoding YkvI family membrane protein, producing the protein MKENIKIAFVFTGTIIGAGLASGQEILQFFSLYGFKGFYGLILCCILYILICLIIINLCFKLNLKSYKEIIYNVLGKKLGIIVDMFLSFFIFGSNIIMLSGGGAMLNEYIGINKITGTLIMAIFVLTVSFFSTQGLIATNTLIVPLSTLSILLMGYHVLKSSTPIFQIHSFLRNTLPIRNSWILSTILYSSFNIMSAIGVLCPMTIEIKRKRSFIIGCILGSIILTIISLIINCSILLYYPESFNFEIPNLYIAKKFGIILPSLLTIVIWLEMFSTEISNVYSLCKRITYSFKIPYKISVLFIIISSIPFTLVGFTNLIRYLYPPFGAISFIFVFGCILKYFDIK; encoded by the coding sequence ATGAAAGAAAATATTAAAATAGCTTTTGTTTTTACTGGTACCATAATAGGTGCAGGCCTTGCTTCTGGTCAGGAAATACTTCAATTTTTTAGTCTTTATGGCTTTAAAGGATTTTATGGATTGATTTTATGCTGCATACTTTATATCTTAATTTGTTTAATAATAATAAATTTATGTTTTAAACTAAATTTAAAATCCTATAAAGAAATAATTTATAATGTTCTTGGAAAAAAATTAGGAATAATTGTTGATATGTTTCTAAGTTTTTTTATATTTGGAAGTAACATAATAATGCTCTCCGGCGGAGGTGCAATGCTAAATGAATATATAGGTATAAACAAAATAACAGGAACACTTATAATGGCTATCTTTGTCCTTACAGTAAGTTTTTTTTCAACACAGGGTCTGATTGCTACAAACACATTAATAGTTCCTCTTTCAACTCTGTCAATACTATTAATGGGATATCATGTTTTAAAATCCTCTACTCCAATCTTTCAAATACATTCTTTTCTAAGGAACACTTTACCTATTAGAAATTCTTGGATACTTTCTACAATACTCTATTCCTCATTTAATATAATGAGTGCTATTGGAGTTTTATGCCCAATGACTATTGAGATTAAAAGGAAAAGATCATTTATAATAGGTTGTATCTTAGGAAGCATAATACTAACAATCATTTCATTAATTATTAATTGTTCGATACTTTTATATTATCCAGAAAGTTTTAACTTTGAAATACCAAACCTTTATATTGCAAAAAAATTTGGTATAATTTTACCTTCCCTGCTTACTATAGTAATTTGGCTTGAAATGTTTTCAACAGAAATAAGCAACGTCTACAGTCTATGTAAGCGAATAACCTATTCTTTCAAAATTCCATATAAAATTTCAGTTTTATTTATAATTATATCATCAATTCCATTTACTTTGGTTGGCTTTACTAATCTTATTAGATATCTATATCCACCCTTTGGTGCAATAAGTTTTATATTTGTTTTTGGATGCATTTTGAAATACTTTGATATAAAATAA
- a CDS encoding PD40 domain-containing protein, whose translation MKKWFCIVLIFILIFMTGCPDNEKEKSNDSNKVEVEKSENIDKKAANVFVNNYLTYVLKGDLNGMKSFYADDLKGQIKDVPVIANSRPVSYKMESGDSEEGSSNEGKTVNFKVHIYNSGQDMPYFSDDLYNYTVGLQEGKMVITKIEKEKSTEIYEKDKALYKREGDKIKGEKVLSLADMQEYISLSNTLYPGQKIPLPKDSFGPCGISPDGKSILITTKGIPKAQNISGLAVEKGATCYFVGLITMKENEEEQESIKKDTSTKDSKQVVKLEEDKTESKGASKSEEGSKQQPQEEEKTTKEQLTVKTLDFYVGWKIKTAAFSPDGKTIMIEYIQPSGLNRIKLYKTKEGEPIELIIDKQFLPDRFGIASPYFISPQELVFTIVPAKDATSEEEKFKGQWEFDLKEQKLKQY comes from the coding sequence ATGAAGAAATGGTTTTGCATAGTATTAATATTTATTTTGATATTCATGACTGGTTGTCCGGATAATGAAAAGGAAAAATCTAATGATTCAAATAAGGTAGAAGTAGAAAAAAGCGAAAATATAGACAAAAAGGCAGCCAATGTTTTTGTTAATAATTACTTAACTTATGTATTAAAAGGTGATTTGAATGGAATGAAATCTTTTTATGCAGATGATTTAAAAGGACAGATTAAAGATGTCCCAGTTATTGCAAACTCCAGACCAGTAAGCTATAAAATGGAATCAGGCGACAGTGAAGAGGGAAGTTCTAATGAAGGTAAAACTGTAAATTTTAAAGTACATATATATAATAGTGGTCAGGATATGCCTTATTTTTCTGATGATTTATATAATTATACAGTTGGTTTGCAAGAAGGGAAAATGGTAATAACAAAGATAGAAAAGGAAAAAAGCACGGAAATTTACGAAAAGGATAAAGCTCTATATAAAAGAGAAGGGGACAAGATAAAAGGTGAAAAAGTATTATCCCTTGCGGATATGCAAGAATATATAAGTTTAAGTAATACATTATATCCAGGTCAAAAGATTCCATTGCCAAAGGATAGCTTTGGTCCATGTGGAATATCCCCCGATGGTAAAAGCATATTAATTACTACTAAAGGAATTCCTAAAGCGCAAAACATTTCGGGATTGGCTGTTGAAAAAGGAGCTACTTGCTATTTTGTTGGATTAATTACTATGAAAGAAAATGAAGAAGAGCAAGAGAGCATAAAGAAAGATACTAGTACAAAAGATAGTAAACAAGTTGTAAAACTTGAAGAAGATAAGACAGAATCAAAAGGGGCTTCTAAATCTGAAGAAGGAAGTAAACAGCAGCCTCAAGAAGAGGAAAAAACAACCAAAGAACAACTAACAGTTAAAACTTTAGACTTTTATGTTGGATGGAAAATAAAAACAGCTGCTTTTTCTCCAGATGGTAAAACTATTATGATTGAGTATATACAACCTTCTGGACTTAATAGAATAAAGCTATATAAAACTAAGGAAGGAGAGCCTATAGAGCTTATAATTGATAAACAGTTTTTACCGGATAGATTTGGGATAGCATCTCCGTACTTTATATCTCCTCAAGAACTTGTTTTTACAATAGTGCCTGCCAAGGATGCTACGTCGGAAGAAGAAAAATTCAAAGGTCAATGGGAATTTGATTTGAAAGAACAAAAGTTAAAACAATATTGA
- a CDS encoding ABC transporter ATP-binding protein, with translation MAKVVLKNICKVYPGNVSAVKNVNLEIEDKEFVVLVGPSGCGKSTTLRMIAGLEEITSGELYIGDKLCNDVAPKDRDIAMVFQNYALYPHMTVYENMAFGLKLRKVPKDIIDKKVREAAKSLDIEHLLDRKPKALSGGQRQRVALGRAIVREPKVFLMDEPLSNLDAKLRVQMRAEISKLHKKLNTTFIYVTHDQTEAMTMGTKIVVMKDGVIQQVDTPQRIYEHPANIFVAGFMGSPQMNFINAKLIKEGNKVLVSFGKVKLALPEDKANIVIEKGCVNKEVIFGIRPQHIDDSLEAINQNPETVVEAKVELIEHMGSETYLYLICEDNNIIARVAPTSKTKTDETVRVAFEMSNVHIFDKETELSVF, from the coding sequence ATGGCAAAAGTTGTTTTAAAGAATATATGTAAGGTATATCCGGGTAATGTGTCCGCTGTAAAAAACGTTAACCTTGAAATTGAAGATAAGGAGTTTGTGGTTCTTGTTGGGCCATCAGGATGTGGAAAATCTACAACTTTAAGAATGATTGCAGGGCTTGAAGAAATCACTTCTGGAGAACTCTATATAGGGGATAAATTATGTAATGATGTAGCACCAAAGGATAGAGATATAGCTATGGTTTTCCAAAACTATGCTCTTTATCCACACATGACTGTTTATGAAAATATGGCCTTTGGGTTAAAGTTAAGAAAGGTTCCAAAGGATATTATTGACAAAAAGGTTAGGGAAGCAGCAAAGAGCCTTGATATTGAGCATCTTTTAGACAGAAAGCCAAAGGCACTATCAGGAGGGCAAAGACAAAGAGTTGCATTGGGAAGAGCAATAGTTCGTGAACCTAAGGTATTTTTAATGGACGAGCCCCTGTCAAATCTTGATGCAAAGCTGAGAGTGCAAATGAGAGCAGAGATTTCAAAACTTCATAAAAAGCTAAATACTACATTTATTTATGTTACCCATGATCAGACTGAAGCTATGACGATGGGTACAAAGATAGTTGTAATGAAAGATGGGGTGATTCAGCAGGTAGATACTCCACAGAGAATATATGAGCATCCAGCAAATATTTTCGTAGCAGGATTTATGGGAAGTCCTCAGATGAACTTTATAAATGCAAAACTTATAAAAGAAGGAAATAAGGTGCTTGTAAGTTTTGGGAAGGTAAAACTTGCTCTTCCAGAGGATAAGGCTAATATTGTAATTGAAAAGGGATGTGTTAATAAAGAGGTTATATTCGGCATAAGACCTCAACATATAGATGATAGTTTGGAAGCTATTAACCAAAATCCAGAAACAGTTGTCGAGGCTAAGGTGGAGTTGATAGAGCACATGGGTTCAGAGACTTATTTATATCTTATTTGTGAAGACAATAATATAATAGCACGAGTTGCACCTACAAGTAAAACCAAAACAGATGAAACGGTTAGAGTAGCATTTGAAATGAGCAATGTTCATATATTCGATAAAGAAACAGAACTATCTGTTTTTTAA